CATTCACTAATATTGCCGACCTGAATCCGCTTGTTATCCGAGCCCAAAACCACTCCTCATGACTCCAGACCAAAGCCAGCTCGCACTAGAAAAGCGTCATGCCGCCGCCGCCGCCCTTCGTTGGGTGCGCGATGGTATGCTCCTGAGCCTAGGTACCGGCAGCACCTCGGCCGCCTTCATCAACTTGCTGGGCGAGGCGGTGCAAGCCGGAAAGCTGCGCGTGCAAGGCACGGCTACGTCGCTGGCCAGCGAGAACCTAGCCCGGCAATTGGGTATTCCGCTGGTGGAGCCTTGCCGCGGGCTACGCTTCGACCTCGCCGTGGATGGCGCCGACGAGCTGGATGGGCAGCTACGGCTCATTAAAGGTGGCGGGGGCGCTTTGCTGCGCGAAAAGCTGCTGGAAACGGCTTCGGACTACCTCCTGGTTATTGTCGACTCTACGAAGCTGGTGCCCCAGCTAGGTCGCTTCCCCCTGCCCCTCGAAGTGGTGCCGTTTGCGCTGCCGTGGGTGATGGATGCCGTCGAAAAGCTAGGTGGCGCCCCCCAAGTGCGTATGGCGCACACAGGTTCGGACCAGCTTTACCGTTCCGACCAGAACAACCTATTGGTGGACTGCTACTTCAATGTTATCTCTGACCCGGAGCACCTGATGCACCAGTTGCAAAACATCCCTGGTATTGTGGAGCAAGGCTTGTTCTTAGGTCTGGCAAAAGCGGCGCTCATTGCTAATGGCGAAGAAGTGCAGGTAATACGGCCCGGCCAAGCGCCCACCCCGGCAAGCGAGTTTGCCGATTTGCCCTAGCTCATGCTTTGCTAGTACAAAGCCAAGGCTTTTGCGCACGTTCGAGATAGTTACAAACAGGCTGAAGACCGACGGTTTTCAGCCTGTTTGTTTTTCGGGACATTCCATCCTAGCAGCTTCGCAGGCGGGTTGATTGCAAGATATCAACCTGTGAACCAGACGCATATCATTGCACGAATAGCACAACCCGAGTAGGCTACGCACGGCGATATAGCGCAGCTAAAAAATATTTTCTGCCGCGACCAACCTTTTGCCATTAGGCTGGCACTTTACGCCAAACTTCAACGCCGTGTCAGCCGCCCCTTTCCAGTTGCCTCCCGACGAACAGCGCCTGCTAACGGCTTGCCTGACCCAAGATCGTCAGGCCCAGTATCAGCTGTATCAACGGTACAAAGCGGCTATGTTTTCGACGGCCCTGCGGATGCTGGGAGGCAACCGGGAATTAGCGCAAGACGCGTTGCAGGAGGCATTTGTCGAAGTGTTCCAGCACTTGCTTGACTTTCGGCAGCAGTCTACCCTTGGCGCTTGGATTAAAGGCATCGTGGTGCGGCGGTCCTTACGGACTCTTCGGGAACAACAGCGCCTGGAAGTCGCCTATGACCAGGAGCACCACCCCGAGCCCCTCGTTCCTTGGCACGACAACCTGACGGGCGAAGCCCTGGACAAGGCCATTGGCGAGCTACCGGCCGGTTATCGGGCAGTGTTCTGCCTCATTGAAGTCGAAGGCTATGCCCACCGCGAAGTAGCCGAATTACTCACCATTACGGAAGGCACCAGCAAGTCGCAACTCTATTACGCTAAGCGCCTGCTACAACGCAAACTCCACTACCTCTATCTATGAGCCAGACCCCCGAACAACCTGAGGCTGGTGGCCTCAACCTCCGGCGGGCCCTCAACGACCTTCCGACGCACGAGCCCGACCCAGCCACGTGGTCCCGAATAGAAGCCCAACTAAGCGCGCAGGCGGCGCTTACCCGCGCCGTGGCTACCCTGCCCGAACACGAACCCGATGCGTTTGTGTGGGACACTATCGCCGCTCGGCTCGACGAGCAAGCGCAGGTGGTTTCCTTACCTAGCACTGCGCCAGCGGCCACCGTTCGGTCGTTGTGGCCTCCCAAGGTTTTGCGTCGGACGCTGGCCATTGCCGCCAGTGTGCTGCTGCTAGTAGGCCTCTGGTGGCAACAGCGGCCGGCTCAACTAGCCACCAGTCCTCGTGAAACGGTGGCCGTCACTCAGGAGGAAGTGGCCACTCCCCTATCACTACCTGCCCCCACCCCAGATCCGCTCGAACAGCAAGGCCGCTCCTTTATTGATGCGCACTGTTCGTCGCTGCCTACGGTGTGCCAATCGGGAGAGTTTCGTGCCCTGCGCACGCAGCTGACGGAGGTGGAAAGCCAGGAGAAACAGCTGCGCCGCGATGCGCGCCGCTTTGGCGAGTCGCCGGACCTGCTGCGCCAGCAGGCCCAGTTGGTAACCTTGAAGGCGACCATCACCCGTGAACTTGTTCAACTGCTTATCTCATGATCATTCCTTTCACTTCCATGCGCATGTGGTGGCGCTCCGGGTTGTTGATCCTGCTGCTAGGGTTACAGCTGTCAGCGGCGCAGGCTCAGCAGAAGGTGCAAGTCGTGACGCGCACCCTGGAGCAGAGCTGGAGCTTTCGGCCGGGCATGAGTGTGACGATCCGGGCGGAAAAGGCCACGATCCGGGTGCAGGGCTGGGACAAGCCGACGGTGCAGGTGGTGCTGCGTTTAAGTGCCCGTCATCCCGAACAAGCAGTGGCCGAGCAGGATCTACCCGTGGCACGCTACCGTCTCCAGCAAACTGGGAACGTGCTGTATCTGCTCAACTTCTTTACGCTGCCGGCCGGCGCTTCGGCCGTGCGCAGTGACTTGCGCGCCGAATACACCGTGATGATGCCAGCCGGTAGCCCCCTGAAAATCGTGAATACCTACGGCCAAACCGAGCTGACTGACCTCACAGGCCAGCAGGAACTAGAGCAAAGCTTTGGCAAGATTGCCCTGCGCAACTTACGCGGGACGCTTACGGTCACGGCCCGCTACGCCGACCTGACCGCGACGAACCTACAGGCTAGCTTCACGTGCGAAGCCAATAAATCGGCGGTGCAGCTGGTGGGGCTAGGCGGCGATTGTACGGTGCACAATTATTACGGCAGCGTCCGCGTCCAGCCCACGGCCAGCTTGCAAAAGCTAACCGTTGTGGCCGACCGCACGGAGGTTACCATCAGCGCGGCCCAACCCGAGTTATTTGCCTACCAGTTGAACGTGCAGCAAGGAGCCTTAGCAGTGCCCCCAGCCTACGCGACCAGTAAAAAAGGAAATGTCAGTCGCGCCTCCTTGACCGTAGCGGCGGGCACGTCGCGCAGCTTAGTGCGCGTGAGCACCTCGTATGCGCCCCTGACCTTGCAAACGCAGCCCCTTTCGCCTCAATTCTAACCCATCTATCCCACTCGCTTATGCTCTATCACTATTCCTTGCGTAGCTGCCGGTCCTTGCTTTGGGCAGTACTGCTGCCCGGTACCTGCTCCCGCGCGATGGCTCAAACGACGCCTGACTCGACCCACTTGAGCTACGGCGAAGAAGTAACGACCCTGCCGACCGTACCCTTACGCGTGCAAGCAGAAGACCGCGGCTTGTGGAAGCTAGGGCTCAACAACTTCTTGCCCGGAACTCATTGGCTTGGAGCGGACAAGTATTATACCCGCTATGGCGTGCACATAGCCTACGAGCGTAGGCTCGACAGCCCTGCTTGGTCGGTGTTGGGCGAAGTCAGTCCGGCGCTTGTCCGCTACCGCGCCGAGCCTGGAGCGTCCCTGCAGCGCAGCCTAAGTGTGCGCACGCAAGTAGCAGGCCGCTACTACTATAATCAGGAACGACGCTTACGGCTGGGCCGCAATACCACCCATTTCTCCGCAAACTATGTATCCGTTGCATTAGGCGCGGGCCTAGGTAAGCAGTCGCGGGAAACGCCCCTACACTCTTACGACAGCCACGGACGCTGGCTCGGTGTCGATGCCGCCGTTCTGTACGGCTTGCAGCGCCGGTGGGGACGCTACGGCTTTGTCGACGCCAACATTGGTGTCAGCAGTTTGCTCGCACCAGCTAGACCGTCCGTCGTGCTCAACGGTAGTTTACGCGTCGGGTTAACGCTCGGCTCTTTGCCAGCCCTTACCTACTCGCCCCGACCAATTGCCCTCGACACCGACGTTTCCCTAAAGCCCAAGGCTTACGCAGGCGTGAATCTCGGTGGCTACCTCTACCAGGTGCATTACTCCGCGCGCAATCCCTATCGAGGGCTAATAACCCTGCGCACCCAAGGGTATGGGACGTACGAGCAACCGCTACTCACGCCCTATGTGTATGCTGGCTATTACCTGCGGCCACGTCTGGCCTTGCAGCTAGGTCTGCAGCGCCAGCGGGCGAACCGACACTCCAGCACCACAGACTTCCAAGGCTATCTATACGCTAGCCAGACCCAGGAGCACGACCTAGCCGTGCCCGTGCTGCTCCGCTATGGCCTAACGCGCTCCTTCCTTCAGCACGTGCAATTTGATGCCGTAGGAGGTCTGGTGCCGGAATGGTCCTCGGTCCGTTATCAAGAACAAACGCGTGTCAGCGGTCAACCGACGGATATGTATAGCTTCCACCGTAGCACCTTTGGTATGCACGCCTCGCTGGGGCTCAACCTAGGTTACGGGTTTGGCCGCCGCCGTCGGATACAAGCCACGGCGGAATGGGTCGCCATCAAGGATCTACGCCAAGACTTACAGAATTTTCAATTCTTGCAATGGGGTACCAGCTTCGGTTTGCGCTACCGTTTTGGCTATCAGTAGGTTATATCGCCAACGCAGAAGCTAGGCATTGGGCAGTAACAATCTACTATTACCTGAAAACCGCCTGTTTTGGCTTGCTGAAGAAGCGAAATAGTCTTTCTTGCGCTGCTCGCTTGTAGCAGTTCCTAGCTAGCCTTTGTGCTTTTCTTTTCCAGTACAAAACCTTATCACTCATCCTTTTATCACCCTACGTTTATGGTACATTTTGCTTACCTGCGGGCATTGGCGCTCGCTCTACTGGTCGTATCCACAACGGGTTGTAACCAACGTGAAGATGACCCGCAGCCTACTACGCGGGTTCCGGTGCCAAACGAGGCCAAATACCATCCGGTTTCCCTGCGCTATTACGTCAAACCGGTAGGTCGTTCTTTTGCGTTGCCAAAGCCCCTGCCGAACATCACAGTAGAATACGAACGGGTCACCGGAGGGTCCTCACAGTCCTACGGCCTGCTCGCGCCCAGTCCTCAGTTCCATGATCAGGAAGTTACCTCAGTCGTCAAGGAAGTAGCATTGCCCCCTATTCCTACCTATGCAAAATCGGGCGCGGTTCAACCGAAAATTACCGTTTCAGCGTGGGTGGACGAGGCGCCCCTAGCCGGCTCCGAGGGAGACTATGAGGTGATCAGTGAATTGCTCATTGATGGCAAGCTAGCGGACACCAACACGCTGAAGGTCGTTTCGGGACAGAATACCCCGCTGTACACGATTGCGCAAACTCAGGTAGCTTATTAAACAACGCTTGAATAGTACGTCTTACTGTCTTATAAGCACTGCGTTTCGAATTTCCTTATGCTCCGTTATTGGCCTAGGTTCATCTGCTCGCTCTCGCTTAGTAGTGCTGCGCTGGTTAGCCGCGGGCAAGCCGTAACGCCCTTACACACCTTCTTTCAGCAGAACTACGATAGCACTATTGTTTACCAGAGTGGTTCCAATTGGAATAATTCACCTCACTACATGATCCTGGCAAAGCACCAGCAGCAACTTGAGTTTTTTACTTACACCAGCCCGTATCGCGATGTACTCGGTCATTACTATCCCGGTCGGCTGGCCCGGCAAATTGCGCGCGAAGAGGCTCACTTTCGAGCAACCATTCCGGATACCAACCGCTACCTGCTCCCCAAAAGAATTCACCCTGCGACGCTTGCACATGGGTGGAGTCAACTACAGGCGCATCAATTATGGCTTGTGCAGGATGACCAACAAGCGCCACCAACATCAAGGACCTGTGTGGTAGAGGATGGGGATGAAAACACCTTCTACCTCATCGACAAGAAGACCGTTAAGGTGGCGCGCTTTTATGCCCCAGCAGCCAAAGAAGAATGCGCAGGAAAAGACCGCAACCGGCAGCAAGCCCTCAAGGCTATAGCCACCTTACGTACGCTTTTGCAGAACGTGCAGTAGCTTACTTAAACACACCTTGTGTGTCTCCTTCCCTAAAAGAAGCTTTGGGAGCAACCTGCTCATGCTTGTAGATGAGAACCGTAGCTGTTGCAGTATGTGGAGCGATAGATTCATCCCGCGCCGAAGAGGATAAAGCACCTCTCATCAGAAACCACAAAGGCACGGCGGAACGCTACCTAGGTAGCGTTCCGCCGTGCCTTTGTGGTGAAACAACGATAAACCAGCACTGGGCAATCAGCCGAGTAGTTGGGCAAGTCCTACCAGAACTTATTAGGAGGGCAAACCGCTTGGGCTCTTTTCTTCAGACGCAAACCTAGCAGCACTTCGTGGCTGCCATGGTGGTAGCCCGACAACTCCGAAGTACCTGCATCATAGGAATAACCTAGCATGAACTGTTCGTAACTCAAGCCTACCATGGCGATAGCCGAATCGAAGGCGCGCCACGATACGCCGGCCCACAACAGGTCTCGGTATTTAAGCTTGGCGTTGAGGTCGAACGAGAGCGGAGCCGGATTAACAGCCTTAACTAATACCGACGGTACCACCGACCAATCTTCACTGAGCGGTATCCGCACCCCACCTGTCACGAAGTAGTGGCGCTTCAGGGTGTTGCCAGGGGCGCCCGCGCCTACCTGGTTGAGTCCGTAGGAGAAGTCGAGCTTATTGCCGAGCAACTGCGTGCCCGATACTCCAACATAAAAACTGGAGCTGTATACCCACAAGCCTACCGAGCCATCGAGCACCCGTGAAGCGGCGCTGGCCGCTTGGGTCGTAGGGTCGAAGAACTGTAGCTGCTGCCCATCAACGGCATATTGTTGCATGCCCACCGATACGCCCAGGGCTGCCCGAATTTTGGGCGTGAGGGCTAGGTTATAGGCGTAGGAAGCATAGGCGCTGGTTCGACTGGTAGGGCCAGTTACGTCTCTGTACACGTAGCCGCCCAACGCGTGAAAGGGCCGGCGCCATTCACGCAGGGTGCGCTTGCCCGTGGTGCGCCACTTGCCCAGCGAAGAGTTGATGCTGGCGTAGTAGGTCTTAGGCGCCCCTTCCAGACCCACCCATTGGGTGCGGTAGCTAAGCTTGACGTCGATGTAGTCCTCCGCGCCCGTTGCGCCGGGGTTTAGGAGGTAATTGTTATTCATGTACTGGCTGTATTGCGCCTCCTGTTGGGCTAAGGCCGGCACGGTGACCAGGAGTAGCAACGGCAGCAGTAGAGATAGAGCTGTTTTCATAACGGGAAGTGCCTTAGTGTCTGGTCAAGAAGAAGGTGGTCTTCTTCGACAAGCCCAGCAGAACAGTTAATACAGGATGGTAATCGACCCACTATAGGACTTGCCCAGCGGCCCCTTCGTGACAACAACGTAGTAATAGGTACCCACCGGCGCGGGCTGGCCGTTGATGTCGCCCCGCCACTCATTAGCCCGACTGTAGTTTTCGGACGAGAAGATTCGGGTGCCCCAGCGGTTAAATACGCTCACCGTCGTGTTGGGGAATTGCTCGATGAACTCGATCTGCCAGGTGTCGTCGCGGCCGTCGCCGTTAGGCGTGAAGGCGTTGGGAATGCGGATGGGCGGGCGCACGGTCACCGTCACCTGATCGGCGTCGGCGCAGCCGCCGGCTCCGGCCGAGAGGGTGTACGTTGTGGTCACCGTGGGCGCGGCCGATGGATGGAGCTGGTCGTTGTTCGGGAAAGAGAGCCCTACTGCCGGCGACCAGGTCACGGGGTACGTACCATCGGCGCGGCCGTCGAGTACCACGGCACTGCCCAGCAGAACTTCCTTATCGGGGCCGGCATCAACGTCAACGGGCGGTTGAATCCGCACGGCTATGCCGTTGGAAACGGCCGTCGTGGGCTGTCCGCACGCGTCGGTTGTACGCAGGCGTAGCGTCACGATCTGGCCCTCCCGCAACGCCGTACTGGTGAAGACCGGGTTCGTGGCGCCGGCTACGTCGCTGCCGTTAACCTGCCATTGATAAGTGGGGGTTAAGCCAGGTTCCGTCACGTTGGCGATGCTGAACGTGAGCGGCGCACCTAGGCAGACTGGTGCACCGGGCTGCACCGCAATGGCAAGCGTGGGCAGCGCAACGGGCGTACGCGTAACTGTAACCGTCGCGGTGGCCGGACCCGTGCTGCATATTCCTACGGAGGCAGTCACCGTCACCCGCACCTGGTCGCCGGTCACGAGCGTACTGCTGGTGAAGGTGGGGCCATTAGCTACGGCGGTGTTGTTGACAAACCACTGGAACGCTGGGGTAGTACCTACGTTAGTTGCCGTGGCGGTAAACGTGAGGGCCGTGCCAGCGCACTGCACGGGCGGAGGCGTCAGACTGACGGTGGGGGTTACAAGGGGCTGCACCTGCACGGCTACTACGTTCGAAACAGCTGTTGAGCAGGTGCCCGTGCCCGACGTTACGCGTCGGCGGAAGTACGTAGTAGCGGTAAGCGAGCTAGGTGCAAAAGTCGGGTTGTTAGCACCACCAATAGCCGTCCAGGTGCTATTGTCCGGCGACGATTCCCACTGGTAAACGTAGGTACCCGTGCCGCCGCTGGCGTCGTTAGTGCTCGATAAAGAGCTAGGGGTAGCACCCGCGCAGATTGTCTGATCGGCGGCAATGCTACCAGCTAGCAACGTTGGCAATACCGTAAGGGTGGCTGTCGGCGAATACACCGGTCCGCATGGCCCCGAGGTTACTCGGCGTCGGAAGTAAGTCGTCGTCGTGAGCGGGCCGGGGGCATAGTCGGCGCCCGTAGCACCATTGATGGCCGTCCAGGTAGCATTGTCCGTGGAGGATTCCCATTGGTAAGTATACGTGCCAGTGCCGCCGGTTGGACTGGTCGTGTTAGTGAGCTGAGCGGGAGTAGCACCCGCGCATAGCGTTTGGTTGGTGCTAATAACGCCCGCTGTTAGCGCCGGCACCACGCCAATAGTAACAACGTTGGAGTAAGCTGGCGCACAACCGCTACTTGCATTGGCGCGGCGCCGGAAATACGTAGTGGTGTTTAGTTGACCTGGCACGTACGTTAATCCATTAGCGCTGCCAATGGCCGCCCAAGTAACATTATCCGTGGATAATTCCCATTGGTACGTAATAGTACCTAGGCCACCGGCCGCCGGTGCGCTACTGGTGAGTGAGCTAGGAGTGCCGCCTGTGCATAGCGTCTGGTCGGCCCCTATGGTGCCAGCCGTCAGCGCTGGAGCTATCGTTATAACTACCACGTTAGAAGGCGTAGTGGTGCAGCCCCCCGATGTGACCTGGCGGCGGAAGTAGGTGGTAGCCGTCAACGGCCCAGGTGCGAAGGTTTCGTTTGTCGCTCCGCTAATAGCCGTCCAGGTACTGTTATCAGCGGATAATTCCCATTGATAGCCGTAGGTGCTCGTGCCACCCGTGGGCCCTGCCGTGCTGGTGAGCAAGTTCGGGGTAGCGCCCGCGCACAGGGTTTGGTTGGCGGCAATGCTACCGGCAGTAAGCGCTGGCAATACCGTCAGAGTAACAGCTGGCGAATACACCGGTCCGCACGGCCCCGAGGTCACGCGGCGGCGGAAGTACGTGGTAGTCGTGAGCGGACCAGGAGCTAGGGTCGAGCCGGTAGCACCCGTTATAGCGGTCCAAGTGCTGTTGTCGGTCGAAAATTCCCACAGGTAGGCGAAGGTACCCGTGCCGCCGCTGGCGTCGGCTGTACTAGTAAGCGAGGCGGGTGTAGCACCGGGGCACAGGGTTTGGTCGGCGCCAACTGTGCCGGCCGTTAGCGCCGGCGTCACCGTGATGGTAATGACATTGGAGTAAGCCGGGGCGCAGGCGCTGCTCGAACTGGCCTGGCGGCGGAAGTAGGTAGTGGTGGTTAGGGTACCCGGTGTGATTTCCAGAGTGCCAGAGCCACCGATGTCGTTCCAGGTACT
This Hymenobacter sp. GOD-10R DNA region includes the following protein-coding sequences:
- a CDS encoding type IX secretion system membrane protein PorP/SprF, whose product is MKTALSLLLPLLLLVTVPALAQQEAQYSQYMNNNYLLNPGATGAEDYIDVKLSYRTQWVGLEGAPKTYYASINSSLGKWRTTGKRTLREWRRPFHALGGYVYRDVTGPTSRTSAYASYAYNLALTPKIRAALGVSVGMQQYAVDGQQLQFFDPTTQAASAASRVLDGSVGLWVYSSSFYVGVSGTQLLGNKLDFSYGLNQVGAGAPGNTLKRHYFVTGGVRIPLSEDWSVVPSVLVKAVNPAPLSFDLNAKLKYRDLLWAGVSWRAFDSAIAMVGLSYEQFMLGYSYDAGTSELSGYHHGSHEVLLGLRLKKRAQAVCPPNKFW
- a CDS encoding anti-sigma factor, whose product is MSQTPEQPEAGGLNLRRALNDLPTHEPDPATWSRIEAQLSAQAALTRAVATLPEHEPDAFVWDTIAARLDEQAQVVSLPSTAPAATVRSLWPPKVLRRTLAIAASVLLLVGLWWQQRPAQLATSPRETVAVTQEEVATPLSLPAPTPDPLEQQGRSFIDAHCSSLPTVCQSGEFRALRTQLTEVESQEKQLRRDARRFGESPDLLRQQAQLVTLKATITRELVQLLIS
- a CDS encoding gliding motility-associated C-terminal domain-containing protein yields the protein MPATLPCHTLSSTRTSSSQLFEPDQPVGIGNRRPIKPTLRAASWLLTLLLLLLSGAATTILAQTAPAPPPECSQDEKFANTWYFGYKAGLDFNRATDSIPPTVLTNSGMDAPAGAGVMSDGTGKILFYSNGERVWNGDGSPMTDGMGLAGNANNTDGPLPIRVPGIVAPGQPTRYLLFTLNSTVGLSYSEIEIPAGGGPGRVILATKNTPLARGTAEKISGVFHKNGCDIWVIVHGWGNSTAGNDNRGDAFLAYRVRTTGVDTAPVISPVGSLHAPNISPVGYKGQMKITPNGQQLALARYSETTGDNSSTVELFSFDTNIGRVSADPSKPFIVDRGEGKYYGVEFVPGSKLYATVMNPPKLLQFDISGTSTGTPPKQNIPLKTSADLGSMQVAPDGKIYVARNDQPALGFIAYPDSLGAAVGYAEDSLQLGTGRSGLGLVNFNQSSLLRVGPSPRLTGCRQITFTAPSINFSGKIYDWDFGDGTKISQSTTDSVVVHTYATPGPYTITLRITTNCFCRESSITIQVPGLPVPGTIAAPQQVCQGTAAVITSTVNASSDAGLPPVYQWLSSPDNTPGSFREIPGATSASYQLPTSLPPGTTYYQRRVQLLLPDLSGPYCDPSFTAVVSVTVTPALAAGSIGANQTVCSGAAAANLTSTAPASGGTGTPAYQWESSTDNVTWTNVPGANGETLAPGTLSVTTSFRRRVTSGACSEVSNTVTITVSPALTSGSIAANQTICAGSAPAALTSVAPAAGGTGLIVYLWQYSIDNSTWNDIGGSGTLEITPGTLTTTTYFRRQASSSSACAPAYSNVITITVTPALTAGTVGADQTLCPGATPASLTSTADASGGTGTFAYLWEFSTDNSTWTAITGATGSTLAPGPLTTTTYFRRRVTSGPCGPVYSPAVTLTVLPALTAGSIAANQTLCAGATPNLLTSTAGPTGGTSTYGYQWELSADNSTWTAISGATNETFAPGPLTATTYFRRQVTSGGCTTTPSNVVVITIAPALTAGTIGADQTLCTGGTPSSLTSSAPAAGGLGTITYQWELSTDNVTWAAIGSANGLTYVPGQLNTTTYFRRRANASSGCAPAYSNVVTIGVVPALTAGVISTNQTLCAGATPAQLTNTTSPTGGTGTYTYQWESSTDNATWTAINGATGADYAPGPLTTTTYFRRRVTSGPCGPVYSPTATLTVLPTLLAGSIAADQTICAGATPSSLSSTNDASGGTGTYVYQWESSPDNSTWTAIGGANNPTFAPSSLTATTYFRRRVTSGTGTCSTAVSNVVAVQVQPLVTPTVSLTPPPVQCAGTALTFTATATNVGTTPAFQWFVNNTAVANGPTFTSSTLVTGDQVRVTVTASVGICSTGPATATVTVTRTPVALPTLAIAVQPGAPVCLGAPLTFSIANVTEPGLTPTYQWQVNGSDVAGATNPVFTSTALREGQIVTLRLRTTDACGQPTTAVSNGIAVRIQPPVDVDAGPDKEVLLGSAVVLDGRADGTYPVTWSPAVGLSFPNNDQLHPSAAPTVTTTYTLSAGAGGCADADQVTVTVRPPIRIPNAFTPNGDGRDDTWQIEFIEQFPNTTVSVFNRWGTRIFSSENYSRANEWRGDINGQPAPVGTYYYVVVTKGPLGKSYSGSITILY
- a CDS encoding RNA polymerase sigma factor, with product MSAAPFQLPPDEQRLLTACLTQDRQAQYQLYQRYKAAMFSTALRMLGGNRELAQDALQEAFVEVFQHLLDFRQQSTLGAWIKGIVVRRSLRTLREQQRLEVAYDQEHHPEPLVPWHDNLTGEALDKAIGELPAGYRAVFCLIEVEGYAHREVAELLTITEGTSKSQLYYAKRLLQRKLHYLYL
- the rpiA gene encoding ribose-5-phosphate isomerase RpiA, which gives rise to MTPDQSQLALEKRHAAAAALRWVRDGMLLSLGTGSTSAAFINLLGEAVQAGKLRVQGTATSLASENLARQLGIPLVEPCRGLRFDLAVDGADELDGQLRLIKGGGGALLREKLLETASDYLLVIVDSTKLVPQLGRFPLPLEVVPFALPWVMDAVEKLGGAPQVRMAHTGSDQLYRSDQNNLLVDCYFNVISDPEHLMHQLQNIPGIVEQGLFLGLAKAALIANGEEVQVIRPGQAPTPASEFADLP